The following are encoded in a window of Spirochaetota bacterium genomic DNA:
- the rho gene encoding transcription termination factor Rho yields the protein MTKATNEAVEKNNNSKKNGNGEYAKKSANGAIQEGRLDLAELKSKTISSLMEIARSMNIEGVSGLKKQDLIFEILKAQTERSGLIFSSGVLEVLNDGYGFLRSPNYSYLPGPDDIYVSPSQIRLFGLRTGDTVAGQIRPPKDNERFFALLRIEAVNYENPEKLQNRVLFDNLTPLYPETRINLETTPEEIDMRILNIIAPIGMGQRALIVAPPRTGKTILLQKIANAITTNHPDIILIVLLIDERPEEVTDMERSVKGEVISSTFDEPASRHVQVSEMVLEKAKRLVEHKKDVVILLDSITRLARAYNQVVPTSGKILSGGVDSNALHKPKRFFGAARNIEGGGSLTIIATALIETGSRMDEVIFEEFKGTGNCEIVLDRKLADRRIFPAIDINKSGTRKEELLVDPEELNKIWILRKVLSSMSSTEAMEFLIEKMRGTKNNKAFFKAMQG from the coding sequence ATGACAAAAGCAACAAATGAAGCTGTTGAAAAGAACAACAATAGCAAGAAAAACGGAAATGGCGAGTACGCAAAAAAATCAGCAAATGGTGCAATACAGGAAGGCCGCTTAGATTTAGCTGAACTCAAATCAAAAACAATCAGCTCATTAATGGAAATAGCCCGCTCAATGAATATTGAAGGAGTCTCGGGACTTAAAAAACAAGATCTTATCTTTGAAATACTAAAAGCACAAACTGAGCGCAGTGGCTTAATCTTTTCAAGTGGAGTACTTGAAGTTCTAAATGACGGTTATGGATTTCTTCGTTCACCCAACTATAGCTACTTACCTGGCCCTGATGATATTTATGTATCACCATCACAGATACGGCTTTTTGGCTTACGAACAGGTGATACTGTTGCCGGTCAAATACGACCTCCAAAAGATAATGAACGCTTTTTTGCGCTACTACGTATAGAAGCAGTCAATTACGAAAATCCGGAAAAACTGCAGAACCGTGTACTGTTTGATAACCTCACTCCACTATACCCTGAAACTCGCATAAACTTAGAAACTACTCCCGAAGAAATTGACATGCGTATTCTTAACATCATTGCTCCTATTGGCATGGGGCAGCGTGCACTGATTGTTGCTCCTCCCCGCACTGGTAAAACTATCCTCTTACAAAAAATTGCCAATGCTATCACCACAAACCATCCCGATATTATACTGATAGTGTTGTTGATTGATGAGCGCCCCGAAGAAGTAACCGATATGGAGCGTTCTGTAAAAGGCGAAGTTATATCTTCAACCTTTGATGAGCCTGCTTCCCGCCATGTTCAAGTAAGTGAGATGGTACTTGAAAAGGCCAAAAGGCTTGTTGAACATAAAAAAGATGTGGTCATTCTGCTTGATTCAATTACCCGACTTGCACGCGCATACAACCAGGTAGTGCCTACAAGCGGTAAGATTCTATCAGGTGGTGTTGACTCAAATGCATTGCACAAGCCCAAACGCTTCTTTGGTGCAGCACGGAATATAGAAGGCGGCGGTAGTCTCACTATTATTGCAACAGCTCTTATTGAAACAGGAAGCCGCATGGATGAAGTTATCTTTGAAGAGTTTAAAGGTACAGGAAATTGTGAAATCGTACTTGACAGAAAACTGGCCGATAGAAGAATATTCCCCGCAATTGACATCAACAAGTCAGGTACACGCAAAGAAGAACTTCTGGTTGATCCCGAAGAGCTTAACAAAATATGGATTTTGCGCAAAGTGCTTTCATCAATGAGCTCAACCGAAGCAATGGAATTTTTAATTGAAAAGATGCGCGGTACCAAAAACAACAAGGCATTTTTTAAAGCAATGCAGGGATAA
- a CDS encoding aspartate aminotransferase family protein codes for MGWPLYTITEGNRTGTYFFDAKGKRYIDCYCGAGTFNLGRLPQELSHTLIEQADKSDQGNFVLISQEKALLASKLISFVPAALNGVFFSVGRGEAMDFACKLARGFTGRTQLVTVDGAYYGETGFAVSLSESDKKKTFGQIPDIVTIPFGNIQALEERVTTKTAAIITETIQVENACRSASEGFFKIMRNVCNKTGALMVLDETQTGMGRTGKKFAFEHYGVEPDILVIGEALGAGIFPIAATVFSKQVQKFMHAHPLIHLSTFGGHDLGCRVAYAALDMYETTKPWENAEKVGRQLIEKLNTLQKQYPSKILSVRGKGLVIAATLATELLAEKAVGKLLREGIFVTTGKVARDSIIIRPALTIQETVADAIAKGIHKIIKTL; via the coding sequence ATGGGTTGGCCACTGTATACAATTACTGAAGGCAATCGCACAGGTACATATTTTTTCGATGCAAAAGGCAAACGCTACATTGACTGCTACTGTGGTGCTGGTACCTTTAACTTAGGACGACTTCCACAGGAGCTATCGCACACACTCATTGAGCAGGCCGACAAATCCGATCAGGGAAACTTTGTCCTCATATCACAGGAAAAGGCACTTCTTGCATCAAAACTTATATCTTTTGTACCAGCTGCACTCAACGGTGTGTTCTTTTCTGTAGGCAGAGGTGAAGCAATGGACTTTGCCTGTAAACTTGCCCGGGGATTTACTGGGCGCACTCAGCTTGTTACTGTCGATGGCGCCTATTATGGTGAGACGGGTTTTGCTGTTTCCTTGTCAGAGAGCGATAAGAAAAAAACCTTTGGGCAGATACCAGATATTGTCACAATCCCTTTTGGCAACATACAAGCACTGGAAGAACGTGTCACAACAAAAACAGCAGCAATTATCACCGAAACAATTCAGGTAGAAAATGCCTGCCGCAGTGCAAGTGAAGGATTTTTCAAAATTATGCGCAACGTGTGCAACAAAACTGGCGCACTAATGGTGCTTGACGAAACACAAACCGGCATGGGGCGCACTGGTAAAAAATTTGCATTTGAACATTATGGAGTTGAGCCAGACATTCTGGTGATAGGTGAAGCGTTAGGTGCTGGTATATTCCCCATTGCAGCCACAGTGTTTTCAAAACAGGTACAGAAGTTTATGCACGCACATCCGTTAATTCACCTTTCAACATTTGGTGGCCATGATTTAGGATGCAGGGTTGCCTACGCTGCACTGGATATGTATGAAACAACAAAACCATGGGAAAATGCTGAAAAGGTTGGGCGACAGCTCATTGAAAAGCTCAATACTTTGCAAAAGCAATATCCCAGCAAAATACTTTCAGTGCGCGGCAAAGGATTAGTTATTGCTGCAACTCTTGCCACTGAGCTTTTAGCAGAAAAGGCAGTGGGCAAACTACTGCGCGAAGGCATTTTTGTAACAACGGGGAAAGTAGCCCGCGATTCAATCATCATACGGCCGGCATTAACAATACAAGAAACTGTTGCTGATGCTATCGCTAAAGGAATTCATAAAATTATAAAAACGCTATAA
- a CDS encoding aminotransferase class III-fold pyridoxal phosphate-dependent enzyme, protein MALWNDTLTDKDKKTIFTLFARHLSKGQTKTMRAAHLDFIETRRKGIGFTDGLFGRRIIDCFTSAGCFNVGRGNPEIIAALRQALQKYDIGTNLLQSNVKQEFIKKLKAIAPGDCTQVLFASGGGDAIDCAIKLARGATGRKKIIAMKKAYHGHTGYSLSANGKDYYRHLFEPLEPNFVFVQFGDLEQVQQIAGIDTAAIILEPVQGEGGIFVGDDYYLKGLRKICNKFGIMLIFDEIQTGFGRTGRMFASQHSGVVPDIMTLAKSISGGLFPNAVVMYRNIPLLAEYVKRNPEFHQSITGGSDIGCAVGIAVIDYIVKNRLWENAEKIGNVIMQGLENIQHANPDIIKEIRGKGLMIGVEYTHEYMGALMADSLARHGIFAVYSGNQPQVMRFMVPITITKDEALKMLSIIQKAIETMRVYLPLTKPLSKIPLLRVLLDDIHVQIAVFDIIRYFEDILGITKRNYSKEA, encoded by the coding sequence ATGGCACTATGGAATGATACCCTTACCGATAAGGACAAGAAAACTATCTTTACACTTTTTGCCCGCCATCTTTCAAAAGGGCAAACAAAAACGATGCGTGCTGCACACCTGGATTTTATTGAAACGCGCCGCAAAGGAATTGGCTTTACCGATGGACTTTTTGGGCGCCGTATAATTGACTGCTTTACTTCAGCCGGCTGCTTTAATGTAGGAAGAGGTAATCCTGAAATTATTGCTGCACTAAGGCAAGCGTTGCAAAAGTATGACATTGGTACCAATCTTTTACAATCAAATGTTAAACAGGAATTTATAAAAAAATTAAAGGCGATAGCTCCAGGAGATTGCACTCAGGTGCTCTTTGCCTCAGGCGGTGGTGATGCAATTGATTGTGCCATTAAGCTTGCCCGAGGCGCCACTGGCCGTAAAAAAATCATTGCAATGAAAAAAGCGTACCACGGCCACACGGGATATTCACTTTCGGCCAATGGCAAGGATTACTATCGCCACCTCTTTGAACCCCTTGAGCCCAATTTTGTCTTTGTGCAGTTTGGCGACCTTGAGCAGGTACAACAGATAGCTGGCATTGATACTGCTGCTATAATCTTAGAGCCAGTACAGGGAGAAGGCGGCATCTTTGTGGGTGATGACTATTATTTAAAAGGCTTAAGAAAAATATGTAATAAATTTGGCATTATGCTTATCTTTGATGAAATACAAACTGGCTTTGGGCGCACCGGCAGAATGTTTGCAAGTCAACATTCTGGTGTGGTGCCCGACATCATGACGCTTGCAAAATCAATAAGCGGGGGACTATTTCCTAACGCAGTGGTAATGTACCGCAATATTCCGCTTCTTGCAGAGTACGTCAAACGCAATCCTGAATTTCATCAGTCAATAACTGGCGGAAGCGATATTGGATGTGCAGTGGGCATTGCCGTAATTGATTACATCGTAAAAAACAGATTATGGGAAAATGCTGAAAAAATAGGCAACGTCATCATGCAAGGATTAGAAAATATACAACATGCAAATCCTGATATAATTAAGGAAATCCGTGGTAAAGGATTGATGATTGGTGTTGAATATACACATGAGTATATGGGCGCTCTCATGGCCGATTCACTAGCCCGTCACGGCATCTTTGCGGTGTATTCGGGCAATCAGCCACAGGTAATGCGCTTTATGGTGCCAATTACCATCACAAAAGATGAAGCTTTAAAAATGCTTTCTATAATACAAAAAGCCATTGAGACAATGCGTGTGTATCTGCCACTTACCAAACCGCTATCAAAAATTCCATTGCTAAGGGTACTTCTGGATGATATCCATGTTCAGATAGCAGTGTTTGACATCATCCGTTACTTTGAAGACATCCTTGGCATTACAAAAAGAAATTACAGCAAGGAGGCATGA
- a CDS encoding TetR/AcrR family transcriptional regulator: MTKKKQYNNTDSSMGRRILKDTRREEIAQALYRCLLKKPFVKTTIKDIAKEAGLNHGMLHYYFKNKEDILLYFLDWIVALHLEDFRKWAGKQKLHDLTFNEALSRAMDYAKKKITLNEELARIFIEVWEIALYHKKVRAKLQFVYKEWIEQLVSVIGKETNTKNATAMSVATIAFLEGISLFHIMLSDMYPIKDILNYFEKKIETLINDK, from the coding sequence TTGACTAAGAAAAAACAATACAACAACACTGATAGCAGTATGGGAAGACGCATTTTGAAAGACACCCGAAGGGAAGAGATTGCACAGGCACTGTATCGTTGCCTGCTTAAAAAGCCTTTTGTCAAGACAACGATAAAGGATATAGCAAAGGAAGCTGGTCTCAATCATGGAATGCTACATTATTACTTCAAAAACAAAGAGGACATACTGCTGTATTTTTTAGATTGGATAGTTGCACTGCATCTGGAGGATTTCAGAAAATGGGCTGGCAAGCAAAAGCTTCACGATCTTACCTTTAATGAAGCGCTGTCGCGTGCCATGGATTATGCAAAGAAAAAGATTACTCTGAATGAAGAATTAGCCAGAATATTCATAGAGGTATGGGAGATAGCACTTTATCATAAAAAGGTAAGAGCAAAATTGCAGTTTGTGTATAAGGAATGGATTGAACAGCTGGTATCAGTTATTGGGAAAGAAACAAATACAAAAAATGCAACAGCGATGTCAGTTGCAACAATAGCATTCCTGGAAGGTATTTCACTGTTTCATATTATGCTTTCGGATATGTATCCTATCAAAGATATACTTAACTATTTTGAAAAGAAAATTGAAACTCTCATCAACGATAAATAA
- a CDS encoding polysaccharide deacetylase, producing the protein MKQILCKWFSIVFTSMTIFTVTIIPVYAKIDSYMPYYALYTEPSHNGTYTRYIILRKFKYDSVLSYLYVNPDTLNTGILKHPQGSIAKDSFENIIHKCSNTQYAKLYLEALHKSKRTLNAGITHFNTNGIVITFDLCPSKRPIDSDFFSKFIKLNAHQHPIPVTICISGTWLLKHPEDFEWLKRLASTGKLDITWVNHSFTHFYSRKLPVKKNFMLKEGTSVSREVLQNEVCMLEHGIIPSVFFRFPGLISSQKIYEKVMGYGLIPLGADAWLAKGNYPVTGSIVLVHPNGNEKKGTRILLQLFQSGKLHNVVPLTAHSEIASYKSHVKLQLNNTYRIKDSL; encoded by the coding sequence ATGAAACAAATACTCTGCAAATGGTTTAGTATTGTTTTTACATCAATGACTATTTTCACAGTAACTATTATACCAGTTTATGCAAAAATTGATTCATATATGCCCTACTACGCACTGTACACGGAACCATCACACAATGGAACATATACACGGTATATAATTTTACGAAAATTTAAATATGATTCAGTGCTATCATATTTATACGTCAACCCTGATACACTCAACACAGGTATATTAAAGCATCCTCAAGGCAGCATAGCAAAGGATTCTTTTGAAAATATAATTCACAAATGTTCTAATACGCAATATGCAAAGCTGTACCTGGAAGCTTTACATAAGTCCAAACGCACACTTAATGCAGGTATTACCCATTTCAACACAAACGGTATCGTTATAACCTTTGACCTGTGTCCTTCAAAGCGCCCTATCGACAGTGATTTTTTTTCAAAATTTATTAAACTCAATGCACATCAACATCCCATTCCTGTAACAATATGCATCAGCGGTACATGGTTGCTCAAACACCCTGAAGATTTTGAATGGTTAAAACGTTTAGCAAGTACCGGAAAGCTTGACATCACATGGGTCAACCATAGCTTTACCCATTTTTATTCCCGAAAGTTACCGGTAAAGAAAAACTTCATGTTGAAAGAAGGCACCAGCGTATCACGTGAGGTGTTGCAAAATGAAGTTTGTATGCTGGAACATGGCATTATACCTTCAGTTTTTTTCAGATTTCCAGGACTAATTTCAAGTCAAAAAATTTATGAAAAAGTCATGGGGTATGGGCTCATCCCTTTAGGTGCCGATGCTTGGCTTGCAAAAGGCAATTACCCTGTAACAGGAAGCATTGTACTGGTGCATCCCAATGGAAATGAAAAGAAAGGCACCCGCATTTTGCTGCAACTTTTCCAATCTGGAAAGCTACATAATGTTGTACCATTAACAGCACATTCCGAAATTGCATCATATAAAAGCCATGTCAAATTACAATTAAACAATACCTATCGCATAAAAGATAGTTTGTAG
- a CDS encoding aspartate kinase, which produces MKLIVQKYGGTSVGTVERIKAVAARIKRYVENGFSVVVVVSAMGKTTDQLIDLAKQITKNPDRREMDMLLSTGEQVSIALLAMALHDIGIDAISYTGSQVKVITDGNFSNARIQSIATDRIIKSLEENKVVIVAGFQGIDEDENITTLGRGGSDTSAVALATVLGTRDCEIYTDVDGVFTADPRVVPTTKKLKEISYEEMLELARLGAGVLHSRSVEFAKKYNIRIHVRSSFNDNEGTIVMPREEMMEKFVISGVTSKDDEAKITIRDIPDRPGVASMLFGELGKQKVYVNMIVQSTGKDGKASISFTVLKNDLDRALKICESLKDKLGASSIDYKENIAIVSAVGVGMLSSWGVAGRMFDVLAKHNINIEMISTSEIGISCVIDSMYSELAVKAIHKEFIESNE; this is translated from the coding sequence ATGAAGCTCATTGTACAGAAATATGGTGGGACCTCGGTTGGGACGGTGGAACGCATAAAAGCTGTTGCGGCACGTATAAAGCGGTACGTGGAAAATGGCTTTTCAGTGGTGGTTGTGGTTTCGGCTATGGGTAAAACCACTGACCAGCTTATTGATCTTGCCAAACAGATAACCAAAAATCCTGACAGGCGTGAAATGGATATGTTGCTATCAACCGGCGAACAGGTTTCCATTGCACTGCTTGCTATGGCTTTGCACGATATTGGCATCGATGCAATTTCGTACACAGGTTCGCAGGTAAAAGTTATTACCGATGGCAATTTTTCAAATGCTCGTATTCAGAGCATTGCCACCGACAGAATAATAAAATCCCTTGAAGAAAACAAAGTGGTTATTGTAGCCGGTTTTCAGGGGATAGATGAGGATGAGAATATTACCACGTTAGGAAGAGGTGGATCGGACACCTCAGCGGTTGCACTTGCAACGGTGCTTGGTACGCGCGATTGTGAAATTTACACTGATGTTGATGGAGTTTTTACTGCTGACCCGCGCGTTGTTCCAACCACAAAGAAGCTTAAAGAGATTAGCTATGAAGAGATGCTTGAGCTTGCGCGGCTTGGTGCAGGTGTGCTGCATTCACGTTCAGTTGAATTTGCTAAGAAGTACAACATACGCATACATGTAAGGTCAAGCTTTAACGATAACGAAGGAACAATAGTAATGCCACGGGAGGAGATGATGGAAAAATTTGTAATTAGCGGTGTCACATCAAAAGATGATGAAGCAAAGATAACGATACGCGATATCCCCGACAGGCCGGGTGTTGCTTCCATGTTGTTTGGTGAGTTAGGAAAGCAAAAAGTGTATGTGAACATGATAGTGCAGTCAACAGGTAAAGATGGCAAGGCTTCCATTTCATTTACTGTGCTTAAAAATGACCTTGATAGAGCATTGAAAATATGTGAATCATTGAAAGATAAATTAGGTGCTTCTAGTATTGACTATAAAGAAAACATTGCCATTGTTTCAGCTGTTGGGGTTGGCATGCTGTCGTCATGGGGTGTGGCAGGACGTATGTTTGATGTGCTTGCAAAGCACAATATCAACATAGAGATGATTTCAACATCGGAAATTGGTATATCTTGTGTTATTGATTCAATGTATTCAGAGCTGGCAGTAAAGGCAATACATAAGGAATTTATTGAAAGCAATGAATAA
- a CDS encoding D-alanine--D-alanine ligase, whose product MNKNYIDHSQVKKRVHKKISLGIIYGGKSGEHDVSRCSAASVAQVAAKKYNVVCIGITRDGKWHVQNGIPLETHPEFGTVLALHATGQWHIDMSAKDDCLHLYNKKARKAVTVDVVFPLVHGTYGEDGTLQGLLEMAGVPYVGPGVLGSAVGMDKDIAKRIVQKSGVAIVPFETIRIEDFTSSDIHDVLQSIEAIMTVFIKPANAGSSVGISKVTKIHDVEKALKKAFTFDTKVIVEKAITCREFEVAVMGNEKPLASAVGEVIPQHEYYSYEAKYVDKDGAKLAIPANIPDDMATKLRNDACAVYKLLECEGMARVDFFVDTHDGTIYFNEVNTLPGFTSISMYPKLWEYSGVSYPRLIDTLISYAFRRHRVKKKVVKAFLSLKK is encoded by the coding sequence ATGAATAAAAACTATATTGATCATAGTCAGGTGAAAAAACGGGTGCACAAAAAGATTTCACTTGGCATTATTTATGGTGGAAAAAGTGGTGAACATGACGTTTCCAGGTGTTCTGCAGCCTCTGTTGCACAGGTAGCTGCAAAAAAATACAATGTAGTGTGCATTGGCATTACCCGCGATGGCAAGTGGCATGTACAAAATGGCATTCCTTTAGAAACACATCCTGAATTTGGCACTGTTCTTGCATTGCATGCTACTGGACAGTGGCATATCGATATGTCGGCAAAAGATGATTGTTTGCACTTATATAATAAAAAAGCAAGGAAAGCTGTTACCGTTGATGTTGTCTTTCCACTTGTTCATGGCACGTATGGTGAAGATGGCACATTACAGGGTTTACTTGAGATGGCTGGTGTGCCCTATGTTGGACCGGGTGTGCTGGGCTCTGCAGTTGGGATGGATAAAGATATTGCCAAAAGGATAGTTCAAAAAAGCGGGGTGGCGATAGTTCCTTTTGAAACAATCCGCATTGAAGATTTTACCTCCTCAGATATACATGATGTATTGCAATCTATTGAAGCAATAATGACGGTATTTATAAAGCCTGCCAACGCAGGTTCTTCGGTTGGCATTTCAAAGGTAACAAAGATTCATGATGTTGAGAAAGCATTAAAAAAAGCTTTTACATTTGATACAAAGGTAATAGTTGAAAAAGCTATTACCTGTAGGGAGTTTGAGGTTGCGGTAATGGGTAATGAAAAACCACTTGCTTCGGCAGTGGGGGAGGTAATACCGCAGCATGAGTATTATTCGTATGAAGCAAAATATGTTGATAAGGATGGTGCAAAACTGGCAATCCCTGCAAACATTCCAGATGATATGGCAACAAAATTGCGCAATGATGCCTGTGCTGTCTATAAATTGTTAGAATGCGAAGGTATGGCACGGGTGGATTTTTTTGTCGATACACATGATGGTACAATCTATTTTAATGAGGTTAACACTTTACCAGGGTTTACCAGCATAAGCATGTATCCAAAATTATGGGAA